Within the Agromyces ramosus genome, the region TGCCCGGCCACGTGGCCATGAAACCGAGGGTGCCGCCGCCGTTGCGGCGCAGGAGTGCGCGGAGGCGCGCGGCATCCGCGCTCCTCGTTCCGGCGTCGGAGCGTGACATGAGCCAGAGCGCGGCGACGATGAAGATGCCCCAGAACAGCGGGCCGACGAACTGGTACAGCGCGCTCGTGAGGTCGTGGCCGGGAAGCACGATCGGGTCGACCACGGCGAGGAAATGCGGCGGCACGAAGCGCTTGAACGTGTCGAGCAGGAGATCCCAGGGCGACGCCGCCGGCCAGTATTCGCCGAGGGTCACGAGTCCGACGACGAAGTACAGCGCCGCGAGTGCGAGGAAGGACGTCGCGACGATGACCACGAACCTCGTGTACGCGGGTCGAGGCGCCCTGATCTGGAAGTGCCGGCGCGTGACGAACAGCATGACGATGATGCCGATCGGCAGGGCGAGCACCGCGAGGATCCACACGATGGCCTCTCCGATGTCGAACACCGACCAGAGCCCGGCTTCCACGTCGGCGGTCGTGATCGTCACGTCGAGCGCGCTGCGGGCGAAGAGGAGGATCGCGACGTTGACGGCGATCGCGAGCCAGCGTGCGAAACGGCGTCCGCTGCGAAGCCCCCATGCGGCGACGAGCAGGAGCAGCACCGGCACGAACGAGAGCAGGAACATCCCGAATCCCTGCGCACTCATGAGTGCGAGCAGCTTCACGCACGCGTCGCCGAGCGCGGTCGAGCCCGCCTGCCCACCGCACTGCGCCACGACCGCGTCGAGGGCGAGCGGCTCGTCCGCGTAGAGGTAGGAGCCGAACCCGAACGGGGTGAGGTCGCTGCGGTTCACGAATGCCACGATCGGGCCGATCGCGGTGACGGCGACGACGGATGCCACGAGCGTGCGGATCTCTCGGTGCGAGCTGCGTCGTGCCCTGAGTGTCGAGGCGTCCCGAGTGAGGATCGCGCCGAGGAAGTAGCCCGCGACCGCGGCGATGAGCCGGTAGACGTTCGAGGAGTCGCCGTCGTAGAGCACGAACACGAGGATGAACGCGAGCGTCACGACCCGGATGCGGCGACGCCACAGCACCCCCATGAACGCGGTCGCGGTGATCAGCGCGCCCACGATCCCGGTGAGCGGGTCGAGGGTCAGGTCGGCGGATGTCCCAGTGGCCCACCATTCGCCGGCGAGCGAGCCGATCCACTGCACCCATGTGCCCAGGCCGACGCCCACGACGCCCGTGACGAAGAAGGCGACGATCGCCCGCCAGGTGCCCATGCGTCGCTCCGCGACGCCGAGCAGGAGGATCGCGGCGATGACGCCGGCGACGAGCTGGAAGGGGTCGAAGGGGATCACGAGCGCGCTCACGACCGTCCACCACCGGGCGCCGTCGAATGTCGTGGTGACGCCGGCAGCCCACGTCTCCGAAGTCGCTTGCGGCGCGCTGCCGAACAACGTGCCGGTCACGACAGCCGTCGCGATGAGCACGACGGCGAGGGCGATGCTGAACGGGATGCGGCGGACGAACCCACCGAGCGTCTCGGCGGTCGAGTGCAGCCGGCCCTTCGGCTCTGCGTCCGTGACGGCGCCGCTCATGGTGCCGAGAGTCCCAGTCGTGGGTACAGCACGTCGAAGCCAGCCTCGAGGCCCCCGTTCAGGGCCGAGACGCCGTGGTCGGCGCCACCCACCACGGCGAACGTCGTCTTCATGCCGGCGGCGGTCGCGGCATCCGCCAGTCGTTCGGTACCCGGCGCGAATGCACCGTCGTCCTCGCCGACCGTGAAGATCGCCGTCGTGTCGGGATACGGCGTCTTCGACGCCATGATACTCACCGGCTTCACGGCGTCGTAGGCCGCCTGGTCGCCCTGGAAGATCGACGACCGCACCTCGTCGGGCTGCTCGGCCCCCGCGAACTCGACGGGGGAGATCGCGAGGAGGTTGGCGAACACCTCGGGGTACTTCGACCCGAAGTAGGCCGCGCACCCGCCGCCGTTGGAGTACCCGGCGACGGTCGTGTACCTGGGGCCCTGCAACACGTTCAGGTTGGCCTTCGCCCACGGCACGACGTCCTGCATGACATACGCCTCGGCCATGCCGAGCTCGGTGTCGAGGCACAGGGGATCCTCCGACGGATCGCCCAGCTGGTCGACCACGAGGGCGATGGGGGCCAGCCCGCCGTGCTCGGCGGCGTACTCGTCGAGCACGGCGCCGATGAAGCTCGCGTCGGGGTCGCCGGGCTGCCCCATCATCATGATGACCAGGGGCAGGCGCGGGGCATCCGCCACCAGGGCGGCCGGCGGCAGGTAGAGCTGGGCCGGTCGCGCGGGGAAGCCCGAGACGGCGTTCGGCACGCCGGCCTCGACGGTGCCGATTCGGCCCTTCGCGGGCAGGTCGGGCGGCGGGGTCCAGGTCGCGTAGAGCGGTTCGGCCGGGTCCGTGGCCTGGTCGGGGTCGGGGGGCGGGATGTCGATCGGGTCGGCCGTCGAGATGTGCAGCATCGACCCGAGGGTCGGGCTCAGGCCATAGGAGGCGTTGACGCCGATGGCGGCGGTCGCGGCGAACAACGGGATCGCCAGGACCGCGATGAGCTTGCGCCACCAGCGGGAGTACCAGAGGTTCCAGATCGCGAGCGTGCTGCCGGCGAACGCTGCGGGCACCCACCACCAGGTCGCCTCGTCGACCGGACCGCCGAACGTGTCGAGCAGGTTGACGGCGATCCAGAGCAGCGCGGCACCGACGATCGCCCCGACGATGAGCAGCACGATCACGGTGAGCACCCAGGCCCAGCCGGGCCCCCGGCCGAGCAGGTAGATGAACACCGCCGCGGCGAGGGCATACAGCGCGATGACGAACGGACCGTCGACCACGTTCAGCTCGAGCACGAGATCCCACACGGTCGCCCCCTCGCCCCCGGTTGTGCTGGGCACAGCGTAACTCCCCCGACCGAGCGCCCGTAGGATGGTGGAACCGTGTCGATTTCCGGGCATTCCCCGATCCCAGGACCATTGGAGCCACCGTGGCCGCACCCAGCCGTCTCGAATCCGTCATCGCCCTCGCCCAGCATCGGGGGTTCGTCTTCCAGGCCGGCGAGATCTACGGCGGGTCCCGATCTGCGTGGGACTACGGCCCCCTCGGCGTGGAGCTGAAGGAGAACATCAAGCGCCAGTGGTGGCGCTACATGGTCACCGGCCGTGACGATGTCGTCGGCCTCGACTCGAGCGTCATCCTGCCCAAGCAGGTGTGGGTGGCATCCGGTCACGTCGGTGTCTTCACCGACCCGCTCGTCGAGTGCCTGCACTGCCACAAGCGCTTCCGCGAAGACCACCTGCTCGAGGCCTTCGAGGAGAAGAAGGGCCGTGCGCCCGAGAACGGCATGGCCGACATCGCCTGCCCCAACTGCGGCACCCGCGGCCAGTGGACCCCGCCGCGCGACTTCAACATGATGCTGCAGACCTACCTGGGCCCCGTCCAAGACGAGTCGGGGCTGCACTACCTCCGTCCCGAGACCGCACAGGGCATCTTCACGAACTTCGCGAACGTGCTGCAGGCGGCGCGCATGAAGCCGCCGTTCGGCATCGGCCAGATCGGCAAGTCGTTCCGCAACGAGATCACGCCGGGCAACTTCATCTTCCGCACGCGGGAGTTCGAGCAGATGGAGCTCGAGTACTTCGTCGAGCCGGGCACCGACGACCACTGGTTCGAGTACTGGCTCGACTACCGGTGGAACTGGTACGTCGACCTGGGCGTCGATCCCGAGAACCTGCGCCGCTTCGAGCACCCCCAAGACAAGCTGTCGCACTACTCGAAGCGCACCGTCGACATCGAGTACCGCTTCGGCTTCACCGGTGGTGAGTGGGGCGAGCTCGAGGGCGTCGCCAACCGCACCGACTTCGACCTCAGCACCCACTCCGAGCACTCGGGCAAAGACCTCTCGTACTTCGACCAGTCCAAGAACGAGCGGTGGACCCCGTACGTGATCGAGCCGGCGGCGGGTCTCACACGCTCGCTCATGGCGTTCCTCGTCGACGCGTACGACGTCGAAGAGGTGCCGAACGCGAAGGGCGGCGTCGACACCCGCACGGTGCTGCGCCTCGATCCGCGCCTCGCACCGGTGAAGGCCGCGGTGCTGCCGCTGAGCCGCAACGAGCGGTTGTCGCCGCTCGCCCGCGAGGTCGCGGCGTCCCTTCGCAAGCACTGGAACGTCGACTTCGACGATGCCGGCGCCATCGGCCGTCGCTACCGCCGCCAAGACGAGATCGGCACGCCGTTCTGCATCACCGTCGACTTCGACTCGCTCGACGACAACGCGGTGACCGTGCGCGAGCGCGACAGCATGGAGCAGGTGCGGGTGCCGCTCGCCGAGCTCGAGGGGTATCTGGCCGCGCGCCTCATCGGGGCGTAGCCACGGCACGAGCAGCTGGGCTGCGGCGCCGGGGCCGGTTGCGGCTCAGCTGCCGGCCGTGCCCCGCCGGGCCGCCCACTCTCGGCGGAGCACTCCGTAGATCGCGGTGTCCTGCCACTCGCCGTCGTTGTACTCCTCTTCGAGGATCGTCGCCTCGCGACGCATGCCGAGGCGCTCGCAGAGGGCAGCGGATGCCGCATTGCGCGCGTCGAGAAAGGCCTGCACGCGGTGCGGATTCAGTGTCTCGAACACGAAGTCGAGCACCGCGCCTGCGGCCTCGGCGGCGTACCCCAGCCCCTGGAAGTCGGGGTGCAGCACCCAGCCGAGTTCGAGTTGCGCATGCTTCGCGCTCGAGACGCGGATCATGAAATCGCCGATGACGCGATCGCGCCGCGGATCGTCGACCGACCGTGTGCCCGGCAGCTCGGCGGCCAGCACGACGAAGTCGTCGTCGACCACGAGCAGGCGCCCGGCGGCGCGCTTCGCCGTGTGGGCGTAGCCCTCGGTGCGGTCGCGTTCGGGCCACGGCAGGTAGCGGAGCACCTCGGGGATGCGCTGGTACTCGTAGACGTCGGCGGCGTCGGATGCCTCGAGCGGGCGCAGCACGAGGCGCTCGGTGCGCAGCGGATGCTCCGTGAGCGCCGTCGCGTCGTACGGGAAGCGGAGCGCGGGCGGACCGTCGGCTGCCGCGAGCTCGGCGCGAGTGGCGCCGCTGTTCTGGGTGGCGGAGTCAGGCATCGTCAGGCAGCGTAGCGCGATCGGGCGACATCGGCCCGTCGCGCCGGGGCGTGCAGAGCGGACGGCTCAGGCTGAGGCGGCGCCACCGGTCGCGCGTTCGCCCGCGGCATCGGCGGAGCTCGCGGCCGGGGCGTCCGGAGTCACACCGAACACGGCGGCGACCCCGTCGACCCACGCGCGTTGTTCGCCCGCGCGGGCGTGCTCGCGCGAGCGCACCATGGGGGTGTGCAGCAGCACGCCGGCCATGTGGCGGAGGGCGGCCTCGGTGCGTCCGTCGTCGTCGCCGCGCGCCTGGGCGCGGGCGATCTCGGCGTCGAGGATGTCGAACACGTGTCGGCGCAGGGCCACGACGGCCGGTGCGACGTCGAGCTCTTCGCGGGTCTCGCCGAAGACACGCGCCGCCTGGCCGACGATCTCGCGCGCGGCATCGGTGGCTCCGAGCTCTTCGAGGGGCGCGTGGATGCGGATGGTCTCGAGGTCGAGCAGCTCGACGCCCGACACGAGGGTGACATCGGGCGAGACGTTGCGCGGCAGGCCGAGGTCGATCACGAGCTGGCGGGCGGCGGGGGTGGAGCTCGGCTCGGGCACGGTGGTGATCGCGGCCGGCGCCGACACCGCAGCCGAGGCGCCGGATGCCCCGAGCTCAGCGCGCCCGGCCTCGATGAGCGCCCGGTCGACCACATGGTGCTCGACCGTCGTGCACGTGACGATCACGTCGGCGCTCGCCGCAGCCGCGGCGTAGTCGGCCTTGGCAACGGCCTCGATCGAGTGGTTCGCGGCGAACCTCGAGGCGCGGCCCGACGGGGAGTACACGCGCACGTCGCTCGCACCGCGGTCGCGGAGCGCGGCGAGCGAGGCGCCCGCGAAGCGGCCGGTGCCGACGAGCAGCACGCGCGTGCCGGCCCAGTCGGTGATGCGGCTCTCGGCGAGGTCGAGGGCGAGGCGCACGAGCGAGCGCCCTTCGCCGCCGATGCCGGTCTCGTTCTTCACGCGGCGCGAGGTCTGCGAGGCGCGCTGGAAGAGCCGCTCGAGGTCGGGAGTCGTGGTGCCTTCGGCGCGGGCGCGCTCGAGTGAACGTCGCACCTGCCCGGCGATCTCGCCCTCGCCGATGACGACGGACTCGAGGCCGGAGGCCACGGCGAACAGGTGCCCGGCCACCGCGTTGCCGTGCACGAACCCGAACGTCGTGCGCAGTTCGTCGGGCTCGAGGCCGGCGACCGTGCCGACCGCGCGGATCGCCTCGTGCACGGCGGGCACGGGCGAGTCGCCCGAGTGCGCATCGAGGTCGAGGTCGAGGTAGGCCTCGAAGCGGTTGCAGGTGGCGACGACGACGGCGCCCTGGAGGGCGTCGTGGCCGTCGACGATGCGCGTCGCCGCCGTCTCCGCGTTCGCCGAAAGACGCTCGAGCATGTCGAACTCGGCGTTCTTGTGACTCGCGGTGAGACAGATGAGCACGAGTGGATTCTACCCGCCGTCGAATGGAGGTTCGCCCAGTGCCGACACTGAGCAAACTCAGTTTCGCACGTTCAGGTCGCCTCGAGCGCTCACCGGGCATCAGCGCCCGGTCAGCACCCGGCCCTGGCGGATGATCGGGATCGGCGCCGTCAACGGCGGAAGCTCGAGACCCGCGGACGCCAGCGCCGCGCGGTGCTTCGCCTTCCAGCTGCGCACCACGGCGAAGAACGGCGCATCCGACAGCGCGAACCGCCCCGGCCGCTCGTCGGCGAGGATGATCGGCAGTTCGACGCTCACGCGGCCGCGTCGCACGCGCAGCACGAGCACCGACACGACCGAGGTGCCCGCGACGACGGTGTCGCTGCGGATGCCCCGCACTTCCCGCCACGGGAAGTACGCGGCGCGGCGGGGCCGGCGGCCACCGTTCCAGAGCGAGACGCCGAGCTCGTCCGCCACGAGCGAGTAGCGGGCCGCGAGCCTCGTCGGCCGCGAGGCATCCGTCAGCTCGGTGAGGCTCGAGACGAGTACACGGCTCCGGATGCCGCAGCTCACCTCGCCGCGCACCGACGCCTCGAGGGCGCGCCGACGGGCGCGGGCCCTGGCGAGCTCGCCGAGGCGCACGAACATCCAGATGACGGTCGCAAGCACCGCGAGCACCGAGCTCACCACGGCGATGCGTTCGGCCGCAGGAACCGGCGGAAGGCGCACGACGATGCGCTCGAGGGAGCCGGAGCCGGCGATCAGCGTGGCGATGACGAGGGTCGCCGCGATCGCGACGAGCACGGTGATGCCGCCGCGATGCGGGGCAGCGTCGTTCATCGTCGGCCTCGCGGGGTCTGCGCGGAGAGGGGACACAGCGATGTGAGGGACATGGGTTCTCCGTGGGGTGCGGAGGCGCGCGAGCGGGGTAACACGCACGTCGTCGTGCTCGGGGGGCGCACAACGTCTCGACCTTAGCGCCGGGCGCCGCCTCAATGTAAGCCTTCCTTTCAAACTCGCATGCTGCGCTCGCGCAGCGCCGGGTGCTCGCCGACACGGAACCCCCAGCCCGATACGCGACAATGTCCTGCGTGATCCTCTCCCCGCAGCACCCGCTCTCCGCCGGCCTCACGTCTGACTCGCGACTCGTGCGCGCCTATAGAGGAGAGCGCTCCGACACGACGCCCGTCTGGTTCATGCGGCAGGCGGGGCGGTCGCTGCCCGAGTACCGCGACCTGCGCGTCGGCACGCGCATGCTCGACGCGTGCCTCGACCCGGCCATGGCGAGCGAGATCACACTGCAGCCGGTGCGCCGGCACCGGGTCGACGCGGGCATCTTCTTCAGCGACATCGTGGTGCCGCTGAAGCTCGTGGGCGTCGACGTCGAGATCCAGCCGGGTCGCGGCCCGGTCTTCGGCACGGGCTATGCCGATGCTGCGGCCGTCGCCGAGCTCACGGCGATCGACCCTGCACGGCTCGACGAGGCATCCGCCCCCATCACCGAAGCGGTTCAGCGCACCATCGCGGAGCTCGCGACGACCGACAACGGCTCGGGCACGCCGACCCCGCTCATCGGCTTCGCGGGCGCCCCGTTCACCCTCGCCGCATACCTCACGGAAGGCGGCCCCTCGAAGGACCACCTCGCCGCGCGCACCCTCATGCACGCCGACGCCGGCGCCTGGCGCGCGCTCATGGAGTGGACCGCCGAGCTCACCGGACGCTTCCTGCGCACGCAGGTGCTGGCCGGGGCATCCGCCGCCCAGCTCTTCGACTCGTGGGCGGGCGCGCTCTCGCTCGCCGACTACGAACGGCACGTGGCGCCTGCCTCGGCGACGGCGCTGTCGTTCGTGCACGACCTCGCCTACGAGACGACGGATGCCTCGGGCACCGCCCTCACCCGCCAGGTGCCGGTGGTGCACTTCGGCGTCGGCACCGGCGAGCTGCTCGGTGCCATGCACGGCATCGGCGTCGACACGGTCGGCGTCGACTACCGCGTGCCGCTCGATGTCGCATCGGCGCGCGTCGGCGCCGACGTGCCGCTGCAGGGCAACCTCGATCCGGCACTCCTCGCCGCGCCGTGGCCGGTGCTCGAGGCGGCGGTACGCGAGGTGCTCCGGCAGGGGGAGGTCGCCCCGGCGCACGTCTTCAACCTCGGCCACGGCGTGCCGCCCGAGACCGACCCGACGGTGCTCACCCGGGTGGTCGAGCTCGTGCACGAGGCCGCCGCATGACCGACGCACCCCGTGCCGACGCGGCGGCGCGCGACCCGCAGCATGCGGCGGTCGACGTGGTCGTCGTGGGCGGCGGCGTCGCGGGGCTCGTCGCCGCACTCGAGTGCGCGAAGGTCGGATTGAAGGTCACCCTGCTCGAGCGCCGCGCTGAGCTCGGCGGATGCGTCGGTCGCATCGAACTCGACGGCCTCACGCTCGACAGCGGCGCCGAGTCCTTCGCGACGCGAGGTGGCACGGTCGCCGAGCTGCTCACGACCCTCGGGCTCGACGGCGACGTCGTCGACCCGAACCGCGCCGGTGCGTGGCTTGCGATGCCGGGGTCGAACGGCAAGGCCGGCGGCGTCGCCGCAGCCCCGCTCCCGAAGACCGGCATGCTCGGCATCCCCGCGAACCCGCTCGGCGACGACGTGCGCCGCATCATCGGGTGGCGCGGCGCGATCCGCGCCTATGCCGACCGGATCATGCCGATCCTCCGCATCGGGCGCGCTCACAGCCTCGGCGAGCTCGTGCGCAAGCGGATGGGTGCCGCCGTGCTCGACCGGCTCGTGACCCCGATCTCGGCGGGCGTCTACTCGGCCGATCCGGATGAGCTCGACCTCGATGTCGTCGCACCGGGCCTCAACGAGGCGATGACCCGCATGGGCTCGCTCTCGGGCGGCGTCGGCCAGCTCGTCGAGGAACGCAAGGCCGGCAGCGCCGTGCGCGGACTGCGCGGCGGGATGCACCGACTCGTCGACACGCTCGCCGCCGAGCTGCGGCGATTCGACGTCACCGTCACCACGTCGGCCGAGGTGCGCGACCTCGAGCGCCTTCGAGCGCGGGCCGCCGGAGCCGGCGACGCCGATGCCGGCGGCGCCGACATCCCCGAGTGGCGTGTCGCCGCCACCACCGCCGACGGCGACCTCCTCGTCGACACCCGCTTCGTGATCCTCGCGGCGCCCGCGCAGTCCTCACGGCGGCTCCTCGTCGAGGCCGTCGACGGGTGGACGGATGCCGCCGATTGGCCGGCCGCGGCATCCGTCGACCTCGTCACGCTCGTGCTCGACGCACCGGCGCTCGACGCGGTGCCCCGCGGAACGGGCGTGCTGGTCGCGGCGGGCACCGAGGGAGTCACCGCGAAGGCGCTCACGCACTCGACCGCGAAGTGGCAGTGGCTGGCCGAGGCGGCGGGCCGCCGGCACGTCGTGCGTCTCTCCTACGGCCGGGCCGGGGCATCCAACCCGCTCGACGGGCTCGCCGACGACGCGGTCGCCCGCATCGCGCTCGCCGACGCCTCGGCGCTGCTCGACGTGCACCTCGATGAGCGGATGCTCCGCGCCTCGGGTCGCACGGCCTGGCGCGACGCCCTCTCGCACGCGAGCCTCGGACAACAGCATCGCGTGCGCGAACTCGAGGACGCCCTCGCCGCCGAACCCTCCATCGAGGCGACCGGGTCCTGGATCGCGGGCACGGGCCTCGCATCGGTCGTGCCGCACGCCCTCGAGGTCGCGCACCGCGTGCGCCACCGCGCCCTGCACCTCGACGGCATCGCATAGCCGGAACGGAATATTCCGGCGCAACCCCCTTGCGCGGCCCGCGTCGGGGTCTACGCT harbors:
- a CDS encoding GNAT family N-acetyltransferase, with amino-acid sequence MPDSATQNSGATRAELAAADGPPALRFPYDATALTEHPLRTERLVLRPLEASDAADVYEYQRIPEVLRYLPWPERDRTEGYAHTAKRAAGRLLVVDDDFVVLAAELPGTRSVDDPRRDRVIGDFMIRVSSAKHAQLELGWVLHPDFQGLGYAAEAAGAVLDFVFETLNPHRVQAFLDARNAASAALCERLGMRREATILEEEYNDGEWQDTAIYGVLRREWAARRGTAGS
- the hemE gene encoding uroporphyrinogen decarboxylase, with protein sequence MSCVILSPQHPLSAGLTSDSRLVRAYRGERSDTTPVWFMRQAGRSLPEYRDLRVGTRMLDACLDPAMASEITLQPVRRHRVDAGIFFSDIVVPLKLVGVDVEIQPGRGPVFGTGYADAAAVAELTAIDPARLDEASAPITEAVQRTIAELATTDNGSGTPTPLIGFAGAPFTLAAYLTEGGPSKDHLAARTLMHADAGAWRALMEWTAELTGRFLRTQVLAGASAAQLFDSWAGALSLADYERHVAPASATALSFVHDLAYETTDASGTALTRQVPVVHFGVGTGELLGAMHGIGVDTVGVDYRVPLDVASARVGADVPLQGNLDPALLAAPWPVLEAAVREVLRQGEVAPAHVFNLGHGVPPETDPTVLTRVVELVHEAAA
- the hemG gene encoding protoporphyrinogen oxidase, which codes for MTDAPRADAAARDPQHAAVDVVVVGGGVAGLVAALECAKVGLKVTLLERRAELGGCVGRIELDGLTLDSGAESFATRGGTVAELLTTLGLDGDVVDPNRAGAWLAMPGSNGKAGGVAAAPLPKTGMLGIPANPLGDDVRRIIGWRGAIRAYADRIMPILRIGRAHSLGELVRKRMGAAVLDRLVTPISAGVYSADPDELDLDVVAPGLNEAMTRMGSLSGGVGQLVEERKAGSAVRGLRGGMHRLVDTLAAELRRFDVTVTTSAEVRDLERLRARAAGAGDADAGGADIPEWRVAATTADGDLLVDTRFVILAAPAQSSRRLLVEAVDGWTDAADWPAAASVDLVTLVLDAPALDAVPRGTGVLVAAGTEGVTAKALTHSTAKWQWLAEAAGRRHVVRLSYGRAGASNPLDGLADDAVARIALADASALLDVHLDERMLRASGRTAWRDALSHASLGQQHRVRELEDALAAEPSIEATGSWIAGTGLASVVPHALEVAHRVRHRALHLDGIA
- a CDS encoding bifunctional lysylphosphatidylglycerol flippase/synthetase MprF; this translates as MSGAVTDAEPKGRLHSTAETLGGFVRRIPFSIALAVVLIATAVVTGTLFGSAPQATSETWAAGVTTTFDGARWWTVVSALVIPFDPFQLVAGVIAAILLLGVAERRMGTWRAIVAFFVTGVVGVGLGTWVQWIGSLAGEWWATGTSADLTLDPLTGIVGALITATAFMGVLWRRRIRVVTLAFILVFVLYDGDSSNVYRLIAAVAGYFLGAILTRDASTLRARRSSHREIRTLVASVVAVTAIGPIVAFVNRSDLTPFGFGSYLYADEPLALDAVVAQCGGQAGSTALGDACVKLLALMSAQGFGMFLLSFVPVLLLLVAAWGLRSGRRFARWLAIAVNVAILLFARSALDVTITTADVEAGLWSVFDIGEAIVWILAVLALPIGIIVMLFVTRRHFQIRAPRPAYTRFVVIVATSFLALAALYFVVGLVTLGEYWPAASPWDLLLDTFKRFVPPHFLAVVDPIVLPGHDLTSALYQFVGPLFWGIFIVAALWLMSRSDAGTRSADAARLRALLRRNGGGTLGFMATWPGNVSWFSDDGESAVAYRVINGIAITMSDPICAPENDGRVIREFAAFCDANSWVPVFYSVHPRYLPVFEELGWQDTPVGEETLVRTRGLELTGKPWQKVRQALNRGIKEGLTTVWTSWDELPLATIAEINAISEEWVAEKELPEMGFTLGGMEELKDPDVRLMLAVGADGRLQAVTSWLPVYRDGEVTGWTIDFMRRTDGSMNGVMEFLIASAALHMKEAGAEVLSLSGAPLATKPLGPGEEAPEPTAMTRLLDFLAGTLEPAYGFSSLFRFKAKFNPEYETISMAYPDTLALPAIGLAIGKAYLPEVSPQEAVALVRTLSK
- a CDS encoding glutamyl-tRNA reductase, with amino-acid sequence MLICLTASHKNAEFDMLERLSANAETAATRIVDGHDALQGAVVVATCNRFEAYLDLDLDAHSGDSPVPAVHEAIRAVGTVAGLEPDELRTTFGFVHGNAVAGHLFAVASGLESVVIGEGEIAGQVRRSLERARAEGTTTPDLERLFQRASQTSRRVKNETGIGGEGRSLVRLALDLAESRITDWAGTRVLLVGTGRFAGASLAALRDRGASDVRVYSPSGRASRFAANHSIEAVAKADYAAAAASADVIVTCTTVEHHVVDRALIEAGRAELGASGASAAVSAPAAITTVPEPSSTPAARQLVIDLGLPRNVSPDVTLVSGVELLDLETIRIHAPLEELGATDAAREIVGQAARVFGETREELDVAPAVVALRRHVFDILDAEIARAQARGDDDGRTEAALRHMAGVLLHTPMVRSREHARAGEQRAWVDGVAAVFGVTPDAPAASSADAAGERATGGAASA
- a CDS encoding alpha/beta hydrolase, which codes for MPSTTGGEGATVWDLVLELNVVDGPFVIALYALAAAVFIYLLGRGPGWAWVLTVIVLLIVGAIVGAALLWIAVNLLDTFGGPVDEATWWWVPAAFAGSTLAIWNLWYSRWWRKLIAVLAIPLFAATAAIGVNASYGLSPTLGSMLHISTADPIDIPPPDPDQATDPAEPLYATWTPPPDLPAKGRIGTVEAGVPNAVSGFPARPAQLYLPPAALVADAPRLPLVIMMMGQPGDPDASFIGAVLDEYAAEHGGLAPIALVVDQLGDPSEDPLCLDTELGMAEAYVMQDVVPWAKANLNVLQGPRYTTVAGYSNGGGCAAYFGSKYPEVFANLLAISPVEFAGAEQPDEVRSSIFQGDQAAYDAVKPVSIMASKTPYPDTTAIFTVGEDDGAFAPGTERLADAATAAGMKTTFAVVGGADHGVSALNGGLEAGFDVLYPRLGLSAP
- a CDS encoding glycine--tRNA ligase; translation: MAAPSRLESVIALAQHRGFVFQAGEIYGGSRSAWDYGPLGVELKENIKRQWWRYMVTGRDDVVGLDSSVILPKQVWVASGHVGVFTDPLVECLHCHKRFREDHLLEAFEEKKGRAPENGMADIACPNCGTRGQWTPPRDFNMMLQTYLGPVQDESGLHYLRPETAQGIFTNFANVLQAARMKPPFGIGQIGKSFRNEITPGNFIFRTREFEQMELEYFVEPGTDDHWFEYWLDYRWNWYVDLGVDPENLRRFEHPQDKLSHYSKRTVDIEYRFGFTGGEWGELEGVANRTDFDLSTHSEHSGKDLSYFDQSKNERWTPYVIEPAAGLTRSLMAFLVDAYDVEEVPNAKGGVDTRTVLRLDPRLAPVKAAVLPLSRNERLSPLAREVAASLRKHWNVDFDDAGAIGRRYRRQDEIGTPFCITVDFDSLDDNAVTVRERDSMEQVRVPLAELEGYLAARLIGA